The sequence aacattccaagtcatctagttgacattctCAAGccatcccaaccacatatattcattgatacatcctatacacaagatttagaccactacaaccaacacaagtgccacaaaagagagagcaagcaatagagagctactcatttgagttgagcactagtgccttgtgagattcattgagagatagtgtgtgctacatctttgtgttcatttgcgcgtggagttttgactcccattgaacttcctccaaagttttggaggcttgtaaaagctagcaagagacaccaaagagtgtggtggtccttgcgggatcgagagtgatccttgagaagaagaagagctcgccggtcttgagtgatcggtggagagagggaaagggttgaaaaagacccgtccttagtggactcctcaatggggactaggccttcgagggccgaacctcggtaaaacaaatcacccgtgtccattgtgtttattgcttgtgatttgcttgttttccttcactctaagtttttcttgcactattctttgctaacccatttggtgttgctttaagataaattctcatttagtgaagcaacacttcgcaagaaagaacttaAGTCGTtactcttctcatctaagccttcttgctttattatcatagacttattagttgtattgattaatcacttccgcattatttgaaagctatactcttactagcaagaacttagtttttatactccgacaattgtatatcttgttctaaccactaatcaagggatctagttgggggataaagttttaattttcagatttcgcctatccaccccccctctaggcgactttcagaacctCACCCCAACTATATCCTCTCATGTTGAGCTTTCTGTACTTATGGATGTCAGTCGTAGGGGTTAGTCCCTCCATGACACTATTCAACCACTTTTTCACATACCAGCGCAAAGTAGTCGTACGAGTCAATCATAGAGTTGTATGGTAGATATAGTATTAGACCCTAGAAAAGTTATTTCAAAAGACAGATACATATATTAGAGTAGTTAAAGACTTCTGTTAGCATCAACTTGAAAAAAGTATACAAAGATATCATAAGGGCCTTTGACAGGAATGAAAGGAATGTCCAAAGTATTCAAACTGCACCCCATTTTGATGTAGAGATGCaacttttgcaaaaaaaaacttcaaccacaagccAATCCTTCAACAATAAAGTGGTTTCTAGGATGGTCCAACACAAATAGGTGGAAGAGGTGCTCACGCCTTTGGAGGCAGGTATTCCAATAGTGGTTGTCCAACAAAATTATATATGGTAGCATACTTGTATCTCAAAATATAGTACTTTTGTTTGACTATAAATATACATGCCACACTAGATCATgtgatttagtagcatttaatTACATTGGTTTGCTTAGGAAACAACAGAACGAAACTCTCTATTGCAAGAGGCGGTTTCATTCACTCAAAGATGATATGATACTCTTAAAAACAGTGTCATGAAACTCTCAATTAAAAATAGTCTGGGAACCAAACACCTCCTTAGTTCTAATAGACTCGTATTATCATTTAGTCTTTATCTATATAATTAATTTTATATTTTATAAGTAAAATATATTAATAGTTCTAATAATTTATATTAAACATCCGAATACTAGCTGACTAAAGTTTAGCACGTCAAACGGCCACGAATATCTCGGTCGCCAATTGCTGTATACTCTTACCTTCgccttcgccgccgccgccgtacaGTCTAGAGAGAACCGGCACAGCCGCCGCAGTCCGCAGATGTCGATCGTGGTGGCATCGGAGGTCGCGACCGCTCTCGCGAGCCGCGGCGCGGTCGTCGCCCTCGAGTCCACCATCATCTGCCACGGTCAGCTTGCTGTCTTGCTCCTGCTTTTTTCCTTCCGATTTCCTTTCCATTCAGCTTGCTCCTGCCTTTTCCTTCGGATTCTCTTTTCCATTCGCCGCGCCGCCTATTGTGGCTAACTTGGCGCATCATGGACCCCGTTTAGGTATGCCGTACCCGAAGAATCTCCAGATGGCCATGGAGGTGGAGGCCATCATCAGGGACAACGGGGCTATCCCTGCAACCATAGCCGTCCTGGACGGAGTCCCTCACGTCGGTCAGTTCTCTGCTTCTCCACATGCTGCTGGATTGTCTATTAATCTTTAATTTTGCTAGTGTCCATTTCGTTCTTCCTTCACTGCTTGAATTTGTAGACATGTTACTTCTGAAGCTAGCACCCAAAACGTCATTATAGCTTCTTTTGGAGCGACCATAACACATCATCGATAAAACCCTATTCGCTGTGATCACAATCCAAATTTCTAACTCAAATTCTACTGTCAATTTTACATCCTACCCCTGACACTATTTGTGTGATAATAGGCCTTAACAACGAACAATTGAAGAGATTGGCTATAAGTGGAAGGCAATTTCAGAAGACGGCTAGAAGGGATATTGTCCATGTCGTGAGTGCTCTGCACACTTGAAACTATTCGTTCTTAGCCTTGGTTTCGAAAACCGGGGGACAATATAATTTATGTTTGATGGGGGTGCTAGCGTGGgctcactccgaatggtgaatTGCATGGATTCAAGAAGAGGATCTAAGACAGAGGGTTATACTGGTTTCGACTTACATCCTAGTCCAGTGTAGTGCTGATCGTAATATTACTTGATGACTATATTATAGCTGGTGCGTGTGTGGGAAGGAGGGGGTCctgcccttttatagctcaaggtcaAGGGTTGGACCTTACTGTGGGGACTTGTATTCTACCGATGAGAGAGTGGCCTGTTGCCCTAGAGTGGTGTAGTCCTTCTGACGTCTCTGGGAGGGTCGTGCGTATCCGTACTTCCGGTATGGCGTACCGCTTCATCCGCCCGGTATGCGGGTCCCTGTAGCAAGTTCGATGTTGACGTAGTGGCACTTGGCGGGTCCCATAGGGTAGACTTTCGGTATGCTTTGGGGTCGTGCGTGGTGCAGCTTCATCTCCCGTCATGAGCCTTGCGTCACCTTTATGTGTGCGTAGGCATAACCCGATATGGTGTATCGTCCCGTCCTTTCCGGTACGTGAGTTACTGTAGAGATTCCAGTGCTGAGGTCCTCCTATGACTGAGGTTGATTGATCCCACAAGGCAGTGGGGATACGCTTGAGACCGTACATGGCGGTGTACAGTCATGTTGATTGTGACCTATTGGCACCCCTTCGGTAGTCGCGCCTGTGGTCCAGACGTGATTTGGTGGTGACACGTCTTGTCGTGCTGACGTGGGTCAGCAGTACTGGATCAGCCCTTTCGCCTCGCTGAGTTGCTCGACAGAGGGATGGTAGGTCGATCCGCCTCACAGGGTTGCTCCACAAGGAGTTGGTCGGCCGTTCCGTCTCGCTGGGTTGCTCGACGGAGGGTTGGTTGGCCACTCCGCCTCGCAGGGTTGCTCGGCAGATGGTTGGTCGGCTGCTCCGCCTCGCAGGGTTGCTCGACAGAGGGTTGGTCAGCAACTGGGTCGCTAAGAGGCTTTGGGCCTACTTTGGACACCTGGTTCCTGGGTACCCGACACTCAGGTTCCACGTTGTTTGCTTTTCTTCTGTTATTAACACAAGAAGGGGCACTTCACATGCTTTATGCCTCAACAATCTGCCTCCTTGCTGACATAACAGCAATGGAGACCCATAGTGCAATACATCTGAATTATTGTAATCAAATCTAGGTGACTCATGCATATATTTGTACTCTTTTTTTAAATGAACTTTTATAAAAAAACTCGGCCAATAAGGGAAAGACCGTCCCTACGattttatattaagaagaagctcAATCGGAGCTCCGGCCGAGAAAGGTCACGAAAGCTGGTCCCCCGTGCAAAATGAGGGTCCGCCCCTTATAGACCAGATCTTTACTTGTGCTTTGAGCCCTCCCAGCCCCTACACGAGGATCCGCCCCCCATAGGTCAGTCTATCTCGTGTGCACACGACTAGGGGAACCAGCAAGTGACATTTTTTAACCTcaacctgaaattcgctcccactggGATTCAAACTTAGGACTTAAggtgtgctactcagaccacctaaccaactcggctAGAGGCTCTTTCGCTAATGTCCTTTTATAGCTAGCCATATACCTATTTTGTTTCGTTCCTTATTTTTTCCCTATTTTATTGACAGATCGCATCTGGTGGCAACGGCGCAACAACAGTTTCGGCCACTATGTTCTTTGCTCACAAGGTGCCGAAATATCTTTTCTAAAATCATTGTACCTATCTTGTTTATCTTGGTTTGATCTGATATCATTTTTATGTTCGTACCAACTACTCTAAATAAATTAAGCTCTTTCCAAATTCAGGTTGGCATACCAGTTTTTGTTACTGGGGGCATTGGAGGTGTGCATAGACATGGTGAACAAAGTAAGCAGCTTCATATTGCATACTTATTTTGCTATGCGTTGACTGTTGACACTGGCAGGAACTCATTGTATCTTAACTGTTATGATTTACCTCTTTCAATCTAGTGCTTCGCACAGCTCTCTGTGACACCCTTGTTAATGATCTCCTGTCAACTGTCGATTGATGGATTTAAACTCTGAAGCTTAAAGTTCATGAATAAAGTTTGTTCTCTTTTTCTAATCTCTGAAGCATGACATATACAGTGCACAGTTAAACTAAACTACCATTTGGGTGTGGTCAGGCGACAAACAGTTGTACATTGATTGATGAAGTCACCATTTCGATGCAGCTATGGATGTCTCCTCAGACTTAACTGAACTTGGAAAGACTCCTGTAGCTGTTGTATCGGCAGGTGTGAAGTCCATTTTGGACATACCGCGGACACTTGAATACCTGGTAGTATACTTTCTGTTTGCTGTCTTCCACAGATAACTTGGTTTATTAGAACTGACTTTCATGTAGAATTGTATATTGCTTTCATATTTAGCTGTTAAGATGTAAAATATGGATAGGCTATACTTGAGGAATTTACCTTCCTTTGGTTAGCATTTAACTCAATTTAAAGCAAACCAAAACGTCAACTTATTGGTGTTTGTTATTTTGAAGGGACCATTTTGTTCATGTTTATCCTGAATGACCTGAGATCATCTTTTCAGTAGATGCTTACACGAAGTTTCTTGTGTTGTTTGACAATTGAGTCAATATGTGGTGCTTAATACGAGAGTAATATTGTAgaaattcgtttgtgtttctgcaAGATCCTGTGTAAGTTATAATGCTTTGCTCATGTTCAGTCACGTGATCTTATTAGTCTATTGCATGACAGGAAACTGAAGGGGTGACTGTTGCTGCTTACAGAACCAATGAATTTCCCGCGTTCTTCACAGAAATTAGTGGATGCCAGGTTAATACCTTTTCTTCTGTAAGATTTTTTATTGTTGATACTTGGAATTAATTGCCATACTGTTGAAAGAGCCAAATGCTTTCATCTGAACCAATGATGGCTTAGCATGATCCAATTGCAACTTTTGATTGTTCATAATTCAATGAAGTTGTGGTTTGGACAGAGTGTAGTATGGTTTGAAGAGAAGGTTTGGTAAACTGCTTTATGTATCTTTTACTTTGGATGGTGTGCTAGAGCACAGTCATTGGAAATAACTAACCTAAAGCTTTCAAGGGATAACCATAACCTTTTAAATCTTTCGAGCTTCACCATCCTAGAAGGCTAGAACCTCCCTTCCTATTCACGTTTTCATTGTTATTTTTCTTTTACCCAGACTCTGCTATCTGTATCCTGTCCTGTAACTTCTAAACCCTCCCTTCTATCTTTGAAAGGGTAACACCTTTTTTTACTTTAATAAAAAACTTTTTACTATTTGTAATATTTTGTTTTTTCTCGTCCAACTGCATTTGTATTTATAAATACTTCACGTGCCACATAGTCTATCAGCTAAGTGCTAAGGCAACTAGGCAAGTATGGATATTTTTAAATATACGATTTTAGCTTAACAGGATTTTGTGCCACTTCTGTGCCTATGTCTATGTTAGTCTAAAGGGCATTTTCGTCATCTCAGTGTTTGACAACTATGCAATATGACCTCTTGCAAATAATCCAGTAGAGTACATACTGCCGGTCTTGCAATAATTTAGCACTATCACATAATAATGATTAGATATGTAGTTAGGCCCTGCTGCAAGGGACGCTTTTCTGGATTCTTATGGACTTAGTTTGGAGTTGAAACGTTCCTTGCAATATTCCTGCAATTTCTTTTTCATCCAAGTTCCAAGCATGCCCTATTAACTCCTGTTCTGGATATTTATTGACATGTACTTAACCCAACATAGGTGCCATGTCGTGTTGATTCTCCAGAAGAGTGTGCCAAAATAATATGTGAGTAGTAAATTACAGTATTTTACTTAATATCTTTACatttttcatgagatgaacttttaGTGATGACTTGATCCACCGTTCCATCGATGAGCTTCTACTCCCTGAGTTGTCTGATTTCTTGATTTTACAGAGATATTGACTGGTATGTAGATAGAACCATTTCGATATGTTGTACCAGTTTAAAAATCTACAGCCAGACTGCCGGATTAATAAGGTAGCTCCAAATTTATGTGCTATAAATCCAAAACCAAAAGGCATCATGTAGAATGCTTGTATTCTTCTAACGTGCAAAACTCGATCACATTACAAAGCAGTGTTTTCAGATCGCCTGATCGGCTGATCGTTTGGACTGGGCGATCAGCCGATTACTCGCCCCTGATCGACCCTAGCCGTTCACCTGGCTGTCCTGCATATTTCCAGGACACACACGCATACACATATATAATAGTATATACTTATATAGTATAGAATATACTTAGAATATAGAGATTAGAAGGGTGTCggagggagagagaagggagCCGCCGGTCCTGGGAAGCAGAAGAGTCGCCTAGGGTACAGGTAAGTGGAAGAGTCTGGGCGGCTATATTAATTCTGGTCCGAAAATGACTGTTGGACTTCCCTGAGCATTAAACCCTGTTGATCGACTGATAGCCCATCAGGACGATTAATTGCTACAGATCGCCGATTAGGCGGACGATATGGACGATCAGCACATCTGATCGAATCGAAACCTCTAATCGAGTACTGAGTACCGATCAGCCCGACTAATCGCAACTAattgcgattagtcggacgatatGAAATCACTGTTACAAAGTCTAATTAGCAACCCACACATTGAGTTGTTCAAACTTTTGACTTGTGTAGTATAACTATTTTTGCTTGCTAGCTTCTGCACTGATTAGAATCTTGGTTGTCACTTGTCAGTGGTTCCAGAGTTCTTTGTTTGTAAGATTTCTGATGTCATGCAGATGCAAACAAGAACCTACGTCTTGGTTCTGGGATTCTTATTGCAGTACCGATCCCCAAGCAGCATGCAACTTCAGGGAAAATTATAGAGTCTGCAATACAGACAGCTCTAAAAGAGGCAGGGTACAGTCAACATCTGCACTTCTGGTAATGATATATAAAACTGATAGCTGATGTTGCCCTTTTTTTCTCAGGGATAAAAGGATAATAGGAAATGCGATCACTCCCTTCATGCTTGAAAGAGTAAAAGAACTAACTGGAGGATCTTCCTTGGAAGCTAGTATCCTATAGCATTATTATCTGTATATAGTTTCATTCAGTGGCATATTATTAAGATGGTTGCATAACGTGCACCAATAATTTTAAGCCTACTTGCTGCATTCCACAGATATGAAATCCAATGCATCTTCAAATTCTTATTAGACAATCCATATTGGATTTTTGTGGGAAACAAAGGTTCACTGGGCATAATTACAAAATCCCATATCAGTTGTGTGCTCTTTTAGTTCCCTTCATCCAAAGACAGTTCTCCTTATTGATGTTTAGATATTGCACTTGTTAAGAACAATGCTCTTATTGGTGCGAACATTGCTGTTGCCCTTTCTAACCTTCAGCAGAGAGAAATAAGCAGTAAGCTACTGTCACTTTAATAGAAGGGCAGGCCTGGTGAAATGGTGAGAGCTATCTCACCGAGTCACTAGGTCGTGGATTCGAAGCACCCTCTCCGCTTTTGTGGGGCAAAGGGTGGCATTAGTTTATCTCTTTCCTAGACTACTCATGTCTGAGCATTTGGTACCGAGTCTGCCCTTTACTATCAATAATAAGTTTTCATTTTGCCATATGTAGTGCTTATGATATCACACTACTACTTAATTTACTAGTGTTCTTCTAacacctctttctttctcttgtttataaaaataaaataaaagagagATATGGTATTAACTTGTATTGAATGTGGCGTTAAGCTACTCTTTTTATCTCCAACATTGTGAATCAATCTTGATTCGTGTGGTTATGGCTTGATGAAATGTGATTGTTTGAATGACAGGAATGGGAAGATCCGCGTTGTAGGGTTACGCTCGCGGATGGAGTAGCACAGGAAGCAAACCATTTACGAGGATGGAAGCTAGCTGCAGGTTGGGAACTGGATGTGATTGAGATGTGTCTGAGTCTGACAAGAATAGGTTGCCTGCCACTTTGGCACCGTAATGAGATGTAGGCCATCAATGTACTATAATTAGATGTTTTTTGGGATGTAATCTGAATTTGGATGGTTCTCTATACTGAAATCATCTGCTTTGTGAGCGGAATTATGGAATGGTTTTGGCACTTCCATTTGATACATGTAGTATGTGCATGCAAAGCAACCTGTTTTGGCACTTCCATTTGACCTACCGTAGGGGTGGTTACATTAGCTAGAGACTCTTTTGCTTACATGGTTGTCAATTATTTGATACCAATATTGATTTGTTAATTTATTAATTAATTGATAATTAATTAATTGATACCAATTTTATCTTTGTGATGTACCACTATTGTGTCCCCAACCATGAACGTTGGTGGCATGCGTCTTCATACACGCATCGGTCGCACCTCTGTTTGGTATTTTCATGCGCCCGACAAATGGTGTAGACTTCCACTAACTAAATTCACGTGTTGCATAACATCCTACGCTCCGCTGACACTTGCTGCCAAAACACTAATCGACCATTTTGAGGTGTACAAGTTACGAGCCATCCGCTTCATCTCATCTCCTGCTGGCGACCTGGCGTTGACGCATCAGCATTCAGGTCTCTGCTCCCGTTCAAACCGAGGTCAATGCAAGCCGGCGCTTCCTTCCGTTTCCATCCCCGGCCGAGTGACGGAGCTAGAAACATTCCTGTCAACCCAGACGTGGATCCGAAGAAGATAGATGCATGCATGCACGAGATGAAAGAGAAGCAACACTCGTCACCGGACCAACTGTTCATGGAGCCCGAGATCTGAACAGAAGTTTGTTGCGAGGAAGCACTCCCCTGTGTGCAATGCAACTACAACTACTAGTAATTATCCTTGGCCGCAAAGGAAAAACAGCGCAAAAGAAGCGGCGATATGGTCGACCGGAACCGGATGGGTTTTCATGCATCTGCCGCCGACCATACGGGAGGCACCACCACCGCACGTCCGCACCGCACCGAGGCGCGGCGCCACCTGGCCGATCCCACTCGGCCTGGAAACGCAAAAGGCAAGCGCAACGGGAGGACGGACGAGAAGCTATCAGAGCCTGGAGGGTTGTGTGCACGCTACGGCTCTGCTGCAGCCCGCAGCGACGACACAGACACGGCCGGTCAACTACACCGCACTAACAGCGAGCCAGCGACCGATCCCAACCTAGCCACCACCATCATCATTACCCGCCATCGCGCCTCTACTCCACGTCCACGTGACGTCTCCACCCCACCCCACCACTCACGTCCGTCACGGCTAGCTGGCCCCGTGCACTGATCGATCTCCACCATGTCCCACGGTCAGCTCCTCTATCTGTCCGATGCAATATGAACGTCTGTGTTGTGTTTGTGCTTTGATCCGGAGGATGGACTTTGCTCGGAGCAAATTATCCGGGTTGACTCCGGCAGGCTCTGACTTCGCGCCTCGCAGGCAGCAGCCAGTTGCGCACAGATCCCCACCGCGCCTCATGGTTAGGCGTCAGGACACCACGAGTATGTGTCGGCTGTCCTGTCTGTCTAGGATAGCAA is a genomic window of Zea mays cultivar B73 chromosome 5, Zm-B73-REFERENCE-NAM-5.0, whole genome shotgun sequence containing:
- the LOC100282483 gene encoding pseudouridine-5'-phosphate glycosidase isoform X1, which translates into the protein MSIVVASEVATALASRGAVVALESTIICHGMPYPKNLQMAMEVEAIIRDNGAIPATIAVLDGVPHVGLNNEQLKRLAISGRQFQKTARRDIVHVIASGGNGATTVSATMFFAHKVGIPVFVTGGIGGVHRHGEQTMDVSSDLTELGKTPVAVVSAGVKSILDIPRTLEYLETEGVTVAAYRTNEFPAFFTEISGCQVPCRVDSPEECAKIIYANKNLRLGSGILIAVPIPKQHATSGKIIESAIQTALKEAGYSQHLHFWNGKIRVVGLRSRME
- the LOC100282483 gene encoding pseudouridine-5'-phosphate glycosidase, translated to MSIVVASEVATALASRGAVVALESTIICHGMPYPKNLQMAMEVEAIIRDNGAIPATIAVLDGVPHVGLNNEQLKRLAISGRQFQKTARRDIVHVIASGGNGATTVSATMFFAHKVGIPVFVTGGIGGVHRHGEQTMDVSSDLTELGKTPVAVVSAGVKSILDIPRTLEYLETEGVTVAAYRTNEFPAFFTEISGCQVPCRVDSPEECAKIIYANKNLRLGSGILIAVPIPKQHATSGKIIESAIQTALKEAGDKRIIGNAITPFMLERVKELTGGSSLEANIALVKNNALIGANIAVALSNLQQREISRMGRSAL